The following proteins are encoded in a genomic region of Sparus aurata chromosome 11, fSpaAur1.1, whole genome shotgun sequence:
- the LOC115591656 gene encoding interferon-induced protein with tetratricopeptide repeats 1-like: MSQTSLESKLEALQCHFTWDLDPSRSKLFRLRYQLEDVGTEEGNSWLGHIYNLQGYVQYKLGFNEDAQSLFNKAAEAFCQTRRADSDEGPWLVVNYGNLAWLHHHLGEQAESQAYLSKVDALMNKYPSPSQDELHPEIYAEKAWTLMKFSADQKQLAADYFQRAIRMQPDMVEWKTSHVLLLAEAAAKTKTGLDAYMLERMRIANEEDPENLYLAVYYLQQNAKTMKKEEVKDEARELAQKILKNPVSSYSGMKPLLWVYFENVSVDDAIDLAEEALRRHPDVRFLKSCVALCYRRIITSRGSSPKKNPIRRGVSLHKEVISLYPQSSLAKKIDLANIYAKSNHSQAKAEQIYQELLESDLDPEEKQMVYSRFANYLYFDRQDSQGSIQYHLKAAEIPQKSRFRENSIRALGRIKDTFRRRAEELEKFLQNLQEP; this comes from the coding sequence CTCAGGTACCAGCTTGAGGACGTCGGCACCGAGGAGGGAAACAGCTGGCTGGGTCACATTTACAACCTGCAGGGGTACGTTCAGTACAAGCTGGGGTTCAACGAAGATGCCCAGAGTTTGTTCAACAAGGCTGCAGAGGCCTTCTGCCAGACAAGAAGAGCAGACTCAGATGAGGGTCCCTGGTTAGTGGTGAACTACGGGAACCTGGCTTGGCTGCACCACCACCTGGGAGAACAAGCAGAGAGTCAGGCTTACCTGTCAAAGGTCGACGCCCTGATGAATAAATACCCATCTCCATCCCAGGACGAGCTCCATCCAGAGATCTACGCTGAGAAAGCCTGGACCCTGATGAAGTTCAGCGCAGACCAGAAGCAGCTGGCTGCAGATTACTTCCAGAGAGCCATCAGGATGCAGCCGGACATGGTGGAGTGGAAAACCAGCCATGTCTTGTTGTTAGCAGAAGCTGCTGCGAAAACCAAGACAGGACTGGATGCTTACATGTTGGAGAGAATGAGAATCGCAAACGAAGAAGACCCAGAGAACTTGTACCTCGCTGTTTACTACCTTCAGCAGAACGCTAAAACgatgaagaaagaagaagttaaagatgAAGCTCGAGAGTTAGCTCAGAAGATCCTGAAGAATCCagtcagcagctacagtggTATGAAGCCTTTGCTATGGGTTTACTTTGAAAATGTATCTGTTGATGACGCCATTGATTTGGCAGAGGAGGCTCTGAGACGTCATCCAGATGTGCGTTTTCTGAAGAGCTGTGTTGCACTCTGCTACAGAAGGATCATTACTTCCAGGGgcagttcaccaaaaaaaaaccccattcgCAGAGGGGTCAGTCTCCATAAGGAGGTGATTTCTCTTTACCCTCAGTCTTCTCTGGCGAAGAAAATAGACCTTGCAAACATATACGCAAAGTCAAATCACAGCCAGGCTAAAGCTGAGCAGATTTACCAGGAGCTCCTGGAGAGTGATCTGGATCCTGAAGAGAAACAGATGGTTTACAGCAGGTTCGCAAACTATCTATACTTTGATCGACAGGATAGTCAAGGGTCAATACAGTATCATTTGAAGGCGGCAGAGATTCCGCAGAAATCGCGCTTTCGTGAGAACAGCATCAGAGCTCTGGGAAGGATTAAAGACACATTTAGGAGACGGGCAGAAGAATTAGAGAAGTTTCTGCAGAACCTGCAAGAGCCATAG